One genomic segment of Mesotoga infera includes these proteins:
- a CDS encoding ATP-grasp domain-containing protein has protein sequence MRVLVTGARMWYAINTIRLLAQGGYEVFAADSKKLSGGLYSRYLKGKFIYPSVSENGRAFVRCLMEKIEELEIGVLFPTFEEGFVLSKHSDLLEGRVKIIVPSYEHIRLLHDKFLMTNYARSLGISVPGTMLLKNFEPTDSSFPIVIKPRNLRSAEGISKVNSKDEFTKYSKDLDGDKHLVQEWKHPYQICTTGLAYNGQVIANVIYHNLREYPESGGIGTCRISIECEEVLGNVKKIVSDLNYSGFISMDFLHERDSNGYYLVDVNPRMSPGLLVAYTSGLDMVSAYIDLVIKNEAPQLSPLETGNGTYTTAMEIGWFFSTLFKGKFGNLKGFFKSRKKLKDDSWDARDPAPFFVMLWSMLYTAIFGPLKGGQTKSFSLGATCDIESLDEEEIVDEKRQVV, from the coding sequence GCTGTATTCAAGGTATCTAAAAGGTAAGTTTATATATCCTTCGGTAAGCGAGAATGGCAGAGCTTTCGTTCGTTGCCTTATGGAGAAGATAGAGGAATTGGAAATTGGCGTCTTATTTCCAACCTTTGAAGAGGGCTTTGTTTTGAGCAAGCATTCAGATTTGCTGGAGGGGCGAGTTAAGATTATTGTTCCTTCTTATGAGCATATTAGGCTCCTACACGACAAATTTCTCATGACAAATTACGCCAGGTCTCTAGGGATAAGCGTTCCCGGGACGATGCTTCTGAAGAATTTCGAACCTACCGACAGTAGCTTTCCGATAGTGATAAAACCTAGAAATCTTCGCTCTGCTGAAGGTATTTCAAAAGTCAACTCCAAGGATGAATTCACTAAGTATTCGAAGGACCTTGATGGCGACAAGCATCTTGTCCAGGAATGGAAACATCCCTACCAAATATGTACAACGGGCTTAGCTTACAATGGCCAAGTAATAGCGAACGTCATCTATCACAATTTGAGAGAGTATCCTGAATCAGGCGGAATAGGCACTTGCAGAATCTCTATTGAATGTGAAGAAGTGCTTGGCAATGTGAAGAAGATAGTCAGTGATCTCAACTATTCAGGGTTCATATCAATGGATTTCCTACATGAGAGAGATAGCAATGGGTATTATCTTGTTGACGTCAATCCCAGAATGAGTCCCGGGTTGCTGGTGGCGTACACTTCTGGATTAGATATGGTAAGCGCCTACATAGATTTGGTGATCAAAAACGAGGCGCCCCAACTCTCTCCTTTGGAAACTGGAAACGGAACCTATACGACCGCCATGGAGATTGGCTGGTTTTTCAGCACGCTTTTCAAAGGGAAGTTCGGTAATCTGAAAGGTTTCTTCAAAAGCAGAAAGAAACTCAAGGATGATTCCTGGGACGCACGCGATCCAGCACCTTTTTTCGTCATGCTCTGGTCTATGTTGTATACGGCTATTTTCGGGCCTCTCAAGGGAGGTCAAACGAAGAGTTTTTCTCTGGGAGCAACCTGTGATATTGAAAGTCTGGATGAAGAAGAGATTGTCGATGAGAAAAGGCAAGTAGTTTGA